In one Ananas comosus cultivar F153 linkage group 12, ASM154086v1, whole genome shotgun sequence genomic region, the following are encoded:
- the LOC109718951 gene encoding DNA mismatch repair protein PMS1 isoform X1 has product MRRESDSPAIKPINKAVIHRICSGQVILDLSSAVKELVENSLDAGATSIEISLKEYGGEYFKVIDNGCGISPDNFQALALKHHTSKISDFSDLHSLTTFGFRGEALSSLCALGKLSIETRTKKEPVGTHLDFDHSGSISAERKTARQVGTTVIVEKLFSPLPVRSKEFSRNIRREYGKLVSLLNAYALIAKGVRLLCTNTTGKVSKSVVLKTQGSNSFKDNIINVFGLDTFKSLEPINLTESDGCKIEGFISKPGYGSGRNLGDRQFFYVNGRPVDLPKVGKLLNELYKSSNAKQYPVAVLNFIIPTTLYDVNVTPDKRKIFFSDEGSLMHSLREIVEKIYSPHECSYSVNSIKDPDKEETVADGSSDEEKISPLKNLTSEVEKSEGLSSYQFKKPKAFFESTAKMDDDEDLSRNLTAEIVHANEKSSPLKDLSSEVGKPVELSAYQFKKPKDLSELAAKADDESTADGRQVQRDKPSHSNFVQSFLTKFVAVHKRKHEDSCGLLSEVPVLRNETSSCRIAKATSDIVESDLLRGNRKKLPWNYAPSNVSKAVGLPLSGECDANDGGPSMQTGTHDLCALASVSETSTGGDHEGDFGNLSTTCPFPDRSDEDSCALKPCSGLRTYPLLQFSLGDLRKRRQQRLSLLCSGDSTYKERKIGRCFTAATLENFQPENDEGKACCLAAATNELERFFRKEDFGRMQVVGQFNLGFIIGKLDQDLFIVDQHAADEKYNFERLSRSTILNLQPLLQPIRLELSPEEEVVASMHIDVIRKNGFILVEDLQAPPGHHFLLKAVPFSKNITFGTEDVRELISTLVDGQGDCAIISNYKMDTADSICPSRVRAMLASRACRTSVMIGDPLTKTEMQKILNNLTGLKSPWNCPHGRPTMRHLVDLTTVQKKGT; this is encoded by the exons ATGAGAAGAGAGAGCGATTCTCCGGCCATTAAGCCGATAAACAAGGCGGTGATCCACCGGATTTGCTCGGGCCAAGTGATTTTGGATTTGTCTTCTGCTGTGAAGGAGTTGGTGGAGAACAGCTTGGATGCCGGCGCCACCAGTATCGAGATTAGTCTCAAAGAGTATGGAGGGGAGTACTTTAAGGTGATAGACAATGGTTGCGGCATCTCGCCCGATAATTTCCAG GCTCTTGCTCTCAAGCATCACACGTCCAAGATTTCGGATTTTTCTGATCTACACTCTTTGACCACTTTTGGTTTTCGAGGGGAGGCGTTAAGTTCCCTTTGTGCCCTAGGAAAACTGTCTATTGAAACGAGAACTAAAAAAGAGCCTGTTGGAACCCACTTGGACTTTGATCATTCTGGTTCAATATCCGCCGAGAGGAAAACCGCACGTCAAGTGGGGACTACTGTGATAGTTGAGAAATTATTTTCTCCTCTTCCGGTTCGAAGCAAAGAATTTAGTCGGAATATTCGAAGAGAATACGGAAAGCTTGTCTCCCTATTGAAT GCTTACGCGCTAATTGCCAAAGGTGTTCGGTTACTTTGCACCAACACAACTGGTAAAGTTTCAAAATCAGTCGTGCTGAAAACTCAAGGAAGTAACTCATTCAAAGACAACATCATAAATGTATTTGGTTTAGATACCTTCAAAAGCTTAGAGCCTATAAATTTAACAGAATCAGACGGCTGCAAAATTGAAGGTTTTATTTCCAAGCCTGGATATGGAAGTGGTCGTAATTTGGGAGATAGGCAGTTCTTTTATGTTAATGGTCGACCAGTAGATTTGCCCAAAGTAGGCAAACTTCTTAACGAATTATATAAAAGCTCAAATGCCAAGCAATATCCCGTTGCTGTCTTGAATTTTATTATCCCAACGACATTGTATGATGTTAATGTTACCCCTGATAAGAGGAAGATTTTCTTTTCAGATGAGGGGTCGCTAATGCACTCTTTGCGAGAAATTGTGGAAAAGATTTACTCTCCTCATGAATGCAGTTATTCTGTTAACAGCATAAAAGATCCTGATAAAGAAGAAACTGTCGCAGATGGCTCTAGTGATGAAGAGAAAATCTCTCCGCTGAAGAATTTGACCTCTGAGGTTGAGAAATCTGAAGGGCTTTCTTCTTACCAGTTCAAGAAGCCAAAAGCTTTTTTTGAGTCAACTGCAAAAATGGATGATGATGAGGATCTCTCAAGGAATTTGACAGCCGAGATTGTTCATGCTAACGAAAAGAGCTCTCCGCTAAAAGACTTGAGCTCTGAAGTTGGGAAACCTGTAGAGCTTTCTGCTTACCAGTTTAAGAAACCAAAGGACTTATCTGAGCTTGCTGCAAAAGCTGATGATGAGAGTACAGCTGATGGAAGACAAGTACAGAGAGATAAACCTTCTCATTCAAACTTTGTTCAGTCTTTTCTTACAAAGTTTGTGGCTGTACATAAGAGGAAGCATGAAGATAGTTGTGGTCTTCTGTCTGAAGTTCCCGTACTGAGGAATGAAACCAGTTCATGTCGAATTGCAAAAGCCACTTCAGACATTGTGGAAAGTGATTTGCTTCGAGGAAATAGGAAAAAACTTCCATGGAATTATGCGCCATCGAATGTCTCTAAGGCTGTTGGACTACCTCTTTCTGGTGAATGTGATGCTAATGATGGAGGTCCGAGCATG CAGACAGGAACACATGATCTTTGTGCTTTAGCATCTGTATCGGAAACTTCTACTGGCGGAGATCATGAAGGGGATTTTGGAAATCTTTCAACCACCTGTCCATTCCCAGATAGAAGTGATGAAGATAGTTGTGCTCTTAAGCCCTGCTCTGGTTTGAGAACATACCCGCTTTTGCAATTTAGCCTCGGTGATCTTAGGAAAAGAAGGCAACAGAGGCTCTCATTACTATGTTCAGGCGATTCCACATATAAGGAAAGAAAGATTGGAAG GTGTTTTACTGCTGCAACACTCGAGAATTTTCAACCGGAAAATGATGAGGGAAAAGCTTGTTGCCTAGCTGCAGCTACTAATGAGTTGGAGAGATTTTTTAGAAAGGAGGATTTTGGACGAATGCAG GTTGTTGGGCAGTTCAATCTTGGTTTCATTATTGGAAAATTAGACCAAGACTTATTTATTGTCGATCAG CATGCTGCTGATGAAAAGTACAATTTTGAGCGCCTCTCCCGTTCAACAATCTTGAATTTACAGCCCCTACTTCA ACCGATAAGGTTGGAACTATCACCGGAAGAGGAAGTAGTAGCTTCTATGCACATAGATGTTATCAG GAAAAATGGTTTTATTTTAGTTGAGGATTTGCAAGCTCCACCTGGTCACCATTTTCTGTTAAAAGCTGTGCCCTTCAGTAAAAACATAACATTTGGCACTGAAG ATGTGAGGGAGCTTATCTCGACCCTTGTTGACGGCCAAGGAGATTGTGCAATAATCAGTAACTACAAAATGGATACAGCTGATTCTATCTGCCCTTCGAGAGTACGTGCTATGTTGGCTTCAAGGGCCTGCCGGACATCCGTTATGATTGGCGATCCACTCACAAAGACAGAGATGCAGAAG ATACTGAACAATTTGACGGGCCTCAAGTCTCCTTGGAACTGTCCACACGGCAGGCCGACAATGCGGCATCTTGTTGACTTAACAACTGTTCAGAAAAAAG GTACTTGA
- the LOC109718951 gene encoding DNA mismatch repair protein PMS1 isoform X3, translating into MRRESDSPAIKPINKAVIHRICSGQVILDLSSAVKELVENSLDAGATSIEISLKEYGGEYFKVIDNGCGISPDNFQALALKHHTSKISDFSDLHSLTTFGFRGEALSSLCALGKLSIETRTKKEPVGTHLDFDHSGSISAERKTARQVGTTVIVEKLFSPLPVRSKEFSRNIRREYGKLVSLLNAYALIAKGVRLLCTNTTDEGSLMHSLREIVEKIYSPHECSYSVNSIKDPDKEETVADGSSDEEKISPLKNLTSEVEKSEGLSSYQFKKPKAFFESTAKMDDDEDLSRNLTAEIVHANEKSSPLKDLSSEVGKPVELSAYQFKKPKDLSELAAKADDESTADGRQVQRDKPSHSNFVQSFLTKFVAVHKRKHEDSCGLLSEVPVLRNETSSCRIAKATSDIVESDLLRGNRKKLPWNYAPSNVSKAVGLPLSGECDANDGGPSMQTGTHDLCALASVSETSTGGDHEGDFGNLSTTCPFPDRSDEDSCALKPCSGLRTYPLLQFSLGDLRKRRQQRLSLLCSGDSTYKERKIGRCFTAATLENFQPENDEGKACCLAAATNELERFFRKEDFGRMQVVGQFNLGFIIGKLDQDLFIVDQHAADEKYNFERLSRSTILNLQPLLQPIRLELSPEEEVVASMHIDVIRKNGFILVEDLQAPPGHHFLLKAVPFSKNITFGTEDVRELISTLVDGQGDCAIISNYKMDTADSICPSRVRAMLASRACRTSVMIGDPLTKTEMQKILNNLTGLKSPWNCPHGRPTMRHLVDLTTVQKKGT; encoded by the exons ATGAGAAGAGAGAGCGATTCTCCGGCCATTAAGCCGATAAACAAGGCGGTGATCCACCGGATTTGCTCGGGCCAAGTGATTTTGGATTTGTCTTCTGCTGTGAAGGAGTTGGTGGAGAACAGCTTGGATGCCGGCGCCACCAGTATCGAGATTAGTCTCAAAGAGTATGGAGGGGAGTACTTTAAGGTGATAGACAATGGTTGCGGCATCTCGCCCGATAATTTCCAG GCTCTTGCTCTCAAGCATCACACGTCCAAGATTTCGGATTTTTCTGATCTACACTCTTTGACCACTTTTGGTTTTCGAGGGGAGGCGTTAAGTTCCCTTTGTGCCCTAGGAAAACTGTCTATTGAAACGAGAACTAAAAAAGAGCCTGTTGGAACCCACTTGGACTTTGATCATTCTGGTTCAATATCCGCCGAGAGGAAAACCGCACGTCAAGTGGGGACTACTGTGATAGTTGAGAAATTATTTTCTCCTCTTCCGGTTCGAAGCAAAGAATTTAGTCGGAATATTCGAAGAGAATACGGAAAGCTTGTCTCCCTATTGAAT GCTTACGCGCTAATTGCCAAAGGTGTTCGGTTACTTTGCACCAACACAACTG ATGAGGGGTCGCTAATGCACTCTTTGCGAGAAATTGTGGAAAAGATTTACTCTCCTCATGAATGCAGTTATTCTGTTAACAGCATAAAAGATCCTGATAAAGAAGAAACTGTCGCAGATGGCTCTAGTGATGAAGAGAAAATCTCTCCGCTGAAGAATTTGACCTCTGAGGTTGAGAAATCTGAAGGGCTTTCTTCTTACCAGTTCAAGAAGCCAAAAGCTTTTTTTGAGTCAACTGCAAAAATGGATGATGATGAGGATCTCTCAAGGAATTTGACAGCCGAGATTGTTCATGCTAACGAAAAGAGCTCTCCGCTAAAAGACTTGAGCTCTGAAGTTGGGAAACCTGTAGAGCTTTCTGCTTACCAGTTTAAGAAACCAAAGGACTTATCTGAGCTTGCTGCAAAAGCTGATGATGAGAGTACAGCTGATGGAAGACAAGTACAGAGAGATAAACCTTCTCATTCAAACTTTGTTCAGTCTTTTCTTACAAAGTTTGTGGCTGTACATAAGAGGAAGCATGAAGATAGTTGTGGTCTTCTGTCTGAAGTTCCCGTACTGAGGAATGAAACCAGTTCATGTCGAATTGCAAAAGCCACTTCAGACATTGTGGAAAGTGATTTGCTTCGAGGAAATAGGAAAAAACTTCCATGGAATTATGCGCCATCGAATGTCTCTAAGGCTGTTGGACTACCTCTTTCTGGTGAATGTGATGCTAATGATGGAGGTCCGAGCATG CAGACAGGAACACATGATCTTTGTGCTTTAGCATCTGTATCGGAAACTTCTACTGGCGGAGATCATGAAGGGGATTTTGGAAATCTTTCAACCACCTGTCCATTCCCAGATAGAAGTGATGAAGATAGTTGTGCTCTTAAGCCCTGCTCTGGTTTGAGAACATACCCGCTTTTGCAATTTAGCCTCGGTGATCTTAGGAAAAGAAGGCAACAGAGGCTCTCATTACTATGTTCAGGCGATTCCACATATAAGGAAAGAAAGATTGGAAG GTGTTTTACTGCTGCAACACTCGAGAATTTTCAACCGGAAAATGATGAGGGAAAAGCTTGTTGCCTAGCTGCAGCTACTAATGAGTTGGAGAGATTTTTTAGAAAGGAGGATTTTGGACGAATGCAG GTTGTTGGGCAGTTCAATCTTGGTTTCATTATTGGAAAATTAGACCAAGACTTATTTATTGTCGATCAG CATGCTGCTGATGAAAAGTACAATTTTGAGCGCCTCTCCCGTTCAACAATCTTGAATTTACAGCCCCTACTTCA ACCGATAAGGTTGGAACTATCACCGGAAGAGGAAGTAGTAGCTTCTATGCACATAGATGTTATCAG GAAAAATGGTTTTATTTTAGTTGAGGATTTGCAAGCTCCACCTGGTCACCATTTTCTGTTAAAAGCTGTGCCCTTCAGTAAAAACATAACATTTGGCACTGAAG ATGTGAGGGAGCTTATCTCGACCCTTGTTGACGGCCAAGGAGATTGTGCAATAATCAGTAACTACAAAATGGATACAGCTGATTCTATCTGCCCTTCGAGAGTACGTGCTATGTTGGCTTCAAGGGCCTGCCGGACATCCGTTATGATTGGCGATCCACTCACAAAGACAGAGATGCAGAAG ATACTGAACAATTTGACGGGCCTCAAGTCTCCTTGGAACTGTCCACACGGCAGGCCGACAATGCGGCATCTTGTTGACTTAACAACTGTTCAGAAAAAAG GTACTTGA
- the LOC109718951 gene encoding DNA mismatch repair protein PMS1 isoform X4 yields MRRESDSPAIKPINKAVIHRICSGQVILDLSSAVKELVENSLDAGATSIEISLKEYGGEYFKVIDNGCGISPDNFQALALKHHTSKISDFSDLHSLTTFGFRGEALSSLCALGKLSIETRTKKEPVGTHLDFDHSGSISAERKTARQVGTTVIVEKLFSPLPVRSKEFSRNIRREYGKLVSLLNFFLSFCSGLRANCQRCSVTLHQHNCIKDPDKEETVADGSSDEEKISPLKNLTSEVEKSEGLSSYQFKKPKAFFESTAKMDDDEDLSRNLTAEIVHANEKSSPLKDLSSEVGKPVELSAYQFKKPKDLSELAAKADDESTADGRQVQRDKPSHSNFVQSFLTKFVAVHKRKHEDSCGLLSEVPVLRNETSSCRIAKATSDIVESDLLRGNRKKLPWNYAPSNVSKAVGLPLSGECDANDGGPSMQTGTHDLCALASVSETSTGGDHEGDFGNLSTTCPFPDRSDEDSCALKPCSGLRTYPLLQFSLGDLRKRRQQRLSLLCSGDSTYKERKIGRCFTAATLENFQPENDEGKACCLAAATNELERFFRKEDFGRMQVVGQFNLGFIIGKLDQDLFIVDQHAADEKYNFERLSRSTILNLQPLLQPIRLELSPEEEVVASMHIDVIRKNGFILVEDLQAPPGHHFLLKAVPFSKNITFGTEDVRELISTLVDGQGDCAIISNYKMDTADSICPSRVRAMLASRACRTSVMIGDPLTKTEMQKILNNLTGLKSPWNCPHGRPTMRHLVDLTTVQKKGT; encoded by the exons ATGAGAAGAGAGAGCGATTCTCCGGCCATTAAGCCGATAAACAAGGCGGTGATCCACCGGATTTGCTCGGGCCAAGTGATTTTGGATTTGTCTTCTGCTGTGAAGGAGTTGGTGGAGAACAGCTTGGATGCCGGCGCCACCAGTATCGAGATTAGTCTCAAAGAGTATGGAGGGGAGTACTTTAAGGTGATAGACAATGGTTGCGGCATCTCGCCCGATAATTTCCAG GCTCTTGCTCTCAAGCATCACACGTCCAAGATTTCGGATTTTTCTGATCTACACTCTTTGACCACTTTTGGTTTTCGAGGGGAGGCGTTAAGTTCCCTTTGTGCCCTAGGAAAACTGTCTATTGAAACGAGAACTAAAAAAGAGCCTGTTGGAACCCACTTGGACTTTGATCATTCTGGTTCAATATCCGCCGAGAGGAAAACCGCACGTCAAGTGGGGACTACTGTGATAGTTGAGAAATTATTTTCTCCTCTTCCGGTTCGAAGCAAAGAATTTAGTCGGAATATTCGAAGAGAATACGGAAAGCTTGTCTCCCTATTGAAT ttttttctttctttctgttcAGGCTTACGCGCTAATTGCCAAAGGTGTTCGGTTACTTTGCACCAACACAACTG CATAAAAGATCCTGATAAAGAAGAAACTGTCGCAGATGGCTCTAGTGATGAAGAGAAAATCTCTCCGCTGAAGAATTTGACCTCTGAGGTTGAGAAATCTGAAGGGCTTTCTTCTTACCAGTTCAAGAAGCCAAAAGCTTTTTTTGAGTCAACTGCAAAAATGGATGATGATGAGGATCTCTCAAGGAATTTGACAGCCGAGATTGTTCATGCTAACGAAAAGAGCTCTCCGCTAAAAGACTTGAGCTCTGAAGTTGGGAAACCTGTAGAGCTTTCTGCTTACCAGTTTAAGAAACCAAAGGACTTATCTGAGCTTGCTGCAAAAGCTGATGATGAGAGTACAGCTGATGGAAGACAAGTACAGAGAGATAAACCTTCTCATTCAAACTTTGTTCAGTCTTTTCTTACAAAGTTTGTGGCTGTACATAAGAGGAAGCATGAAGATAGTTGTGGTCTTCTGTCTGAAGTTCCCGTACTGAGGAATGAAACCAGTTCATGTCGAATTGCAAAAGCCACTTCAGACATTGTGGAAAGTGATTTGCTTCGAGGAAATAGGAAAAAACTTCCATGGAATTATGCGCCATCGAATGTCTCTAAGGCTGTTGGACTACCTCTTTCTGGTGAATGTGATGCTAATGATGGAGGTCCGAGCATG CAGACAGGAACACATGATCTTTGTGCTTTAGCATCTGTATCGGAAACTTCTACTGGCGGAGATCATGAAGGGGATTTTGGAAATCTTTCAACCACCTGTCCATTCCCAGATAGAAGTGATGAAGATAGTTGTGCTCTTAAGCCCTGCTCTGGTTTGAGAACATACCCGCTTTTGCAATTTAGCCTCGGTGATCTTAGGAAAAGAAGGCAACAGAGGCTCTCATTACTATGTTCAGGCGATTCCACATATAAGGAAAGAAAGATTGGAAG GTGTTTTACTGCTGCAACACTCGAGAATTTTCAACCGGAAAATGATGAGGGAAAAGCTTGTTGCCTAGCTGCAGCTACTAATGAGTTGGAGAGATTTTTTAGAAAGGAGGATTTTGGACGAATGCAG GTTGTTGGGCAGTTCAATCTTGGTTTCATTATTGGAAAATTAGACCAAGACTTATTTATTGTCGATCAG CATGCTGCTGATGAAAAGTACAATTTTGAGCGCCTCTCCCGTTCAACAATCTTGAATTTACAGCCCCTACTTCA ACCGATAAGGTTGGAACTATCACCGGAAGAGGAAGTAGTAGCTTCTATGCACATAGATGTTATCAG GAAAAATGGTTTTATTTTAGTTGAGGATTTGCAAGCTCCACCTGGTCACCATTTTCTGTTAAAAGCTGTGCCCTTCAGTAAAAACATAACATTTGGCACTGAAG ATGTGAGGGAGCTTATCTCGACCCTTGTTGACGGCCAAGGAGATTGTGCAATAATCAGTAACTACAAAATGGATACAGCTGATTCTATCTGCCCTTCGAGAGTACGTGCTATGTTGGCTTCAAGGGCCTGCCGGACATCCGTTATGATTGGCGATCCACTCACAAAGACAGAGATGCAGAAG ATACTGAACAATTTGACGGGCCTCAAGTCTCCTTGGAACTGTCCACACGGCAGGCCGACAATGCGGCATCTTGTTGACTTAACAACTGTTCAGAAAAAAG GTACTTGA
- the LOC109718951 gene encoding DNA mismatch repair protein PMS1 isoform X2 — MRRESDSPAIKPINKAVIHRICSGQVILDLSSAVKELVENSLDAGATSIEISLKEYGGEYFKVIDNGCGISPDNFQALALKHHTSKISDFSDLHSLTTFGFRGEALSSLCALGKLSIETRTKKEPVGTHLDFDHSGSISAERKTARQVGTTVIVEKLFSPLPVRSKEFSRNIRREYGKLVSLLNAYALIAKGVRLLCTNTTGKVSKSVVLKTQGSNSFKDNIINVFGLDTFKSLEPINLTESDGCKIEGFISKPGYGSGRNLGDRQFFYVNGRPVDLPKVGKLLNELYKSSNAKQYPVAVLNFIIPTTLYDVNVTPDKRKIFFSDEGSLMHSLREIVEKIYSPHECSYSVNSIKDPDKEETVADGSSDEEKISPLKNLTSEVEKSEGLSSYQFKKPKAFFESTAKMDDDEDLSRNLTAEIVHANEKSSPLKDLSSEVGKPVELSAYQFKKPKDLSELAAKADDESTADGRQVQRDKPSHSNFVQSFLTKFVAVHKRKHEDSCGLLSEVPVLRNETSSCRIAKATSDIVESDLLRGNRKKLPWNYAPSNVSKAVGLPLSGECDANDGGPSMTGTHDLCALASVSETSTGGDHEGDFGNLSTTCPFPDRSDEDSCALKPCSGLRTYPLLQFSLGDLRKRRQQRLSLLCSGDSTYKERKIGRCFTAATLENFQPENDEGKACCLAAATNELERFFRKEDFGRMQVVGQFNLGFIIGKLDQDLFIVDQHAADEKYNFERLSRSTILNLQPLLQPIRLELSPEEEVVASMHIDVIRKNGFILVEDLQAPPGHHFLLKAVPFSKNITFGTEDVRELISTLVDGQGDCAIISNYKMDTADSICPSRVRAMLASRACRTSVMIGDPLTKTEMQKILNNLTGLKSPWNCPHGRPTMRHLVDLTTVQKKGT, encoded by the exons ATGAGAAGAGAGAGCGATTCTCCGGCCATTAAGCCGATAAACAAGGCGGTGATCCACCGGATTTGCTCGGGCCAAGTGATTTTGGATTTGTCTTCTGCTGTGAAGGAGTTGGTGGAGAACAGCTTGGATGCCGGCGCCACCAGTATCGAGATTAGTCTCAAAGAGTATGGAGGGGAGTACTTTAAGGTGATAGACAATGGTTGCGGCATCTCGCCCGATAATTTCCAG GCTCTTGCTCTCAAGCATCACACGTCCAAGATTTCGGATTTTTCTGATCTACACTCTTTGACCACTTTTGGTTTTCGAGGGGAGGCGTTAAGTTCCCTTTGTGCCCTAGGAAAACTGTCTATTGAAACGAGAACTAAAAAAGAGCCTGTTGGAACCCACTTGGACTTTGATCATTCTGGTTCAATATCCGCCGAGAGGAAAACCGCACGTCAAGTGGGGACTACTGTGATAGTTGAGAAATTATTTTCTCCTCTTCCGGTTCGAAGCAAAGAATTTAGTCGGAATATTCGAAGAGAATACGGAAAGCTTGTCTCCCTATTGAAT GCTTACGCGCTAATTGCCAAAGGTGTTCGGTTACTTTGCACCAACACAACTGGTAAAGTTTCAAAATCAGTCGTGCTGAAAACTCAAGGAAGTAACTCATTCAAAGACAACATCATAAATGTATTTGGTTTAGATACCTTCAAAAGCTTAGAGCCTATAAATTTAACAGAATCAGACGGCTGCAAAATTGAAGGTTTTATTTCCAAGCCTGGATATGGAAGTGGTCGTAATTTGGGAGATAGGCAGTTCTTTTATGTTAATGGTCGACCAGTAGATTTGCCCAAAGTAGGCAAACTTCTTAACGAATTATATAAAAGCTCAAATGCCAAGCAATATCCCGTTGCTGTCTTGAATTTTATTATCCCAACGACATTGTATGATGTTAATGTTACCCCTGATAAGAGGAAGATTTTCTTTTCAGATGAGGGGTCGCTAATGCACTCTTTGCGAGAAATTGTGGAAAAGATTTACTCTCCTCATGAATGCAGTTATTCTGTTAACAGCATAAAAGATCCTGATAAAGAAGAAACTGTCGCAGATGGCTCTAGTGATGAAGAGAAAATCTCTCCGCTGAAGAATTTGACCTCTGAGGTTGAGAAATCTGAAGGGCTTTCTTCTTACCAGTTCAAGAAGCCAAAAGCTTTTTTTGAGTCAACTGCAAAAATGGATGATGATGAGGATCTCTCAAGGAATTTGACAGCCGAGATTGTTCATGCTAACGAAAAGAGCTCTCCGCTAAAAGACTTGAGCTCTGAAGTTGGGAAACCTGTAGAGCTTTCTGCTTACCAGTTTAAGAAACCAAAGGACTTATCTGAGCTTGCTGCAAAAGCTGATGATGAGAGTACAGCTGATGGAAGACAAGTACAGAGAGATAAACCTTCTCATTCAAACTTTGTTCAGTCTTTTCTTACAAAGTTTGTGGCTGTACATAAGAGGAAGCATGAAGATAGTTGTGGTCTTCTGTCTGAAGTTCCCGTACTGAGGAATGAAACCAGTTCATGTCGAATTGCAAAAGCCACTTCAGACATTGTGGAAAGTGATTTGCTTCGAGGAAATAGGAAAAAACTTCCATGGAATTATGCGCCATCGAATGTCTCTAAGGCTGTTGGACTACCTCTTTCTGGTGAATGTGATGCTAATGATGGAGGTCCGAGCATG ACAGGAACACATGATCTTTGTGCTTTAGCATCTGTATCGGAAACTTCTACTGGCGGAGATCATGAAGGGGATTTTGGAAATCTTTCAACCACCTGTCCATTCCCAGATAGAAGTGATGAAGATAGTTGTGCTCTTAAGCCCTGCTCTGGTTTGAGAACATACCCGCTTTTGCAATTTAGCCTCGGTGATCTTAGGAAAAGAAGGCAACAGAGGCTCTCATTACTATGTTCAGGCGATTCCACATATAAGGAAAGAAAGATTGGAAG GTGTTTTACTGCTGCAACACTCGAGAATTTTCAACCGGAAAATGATGAGGGAAAAGCTTGTTGCCTAGCTGCAGCTACTAATGAGTTGGAGAGATTTTTTAGAAAGGAGGATTTTGGACGAATGCAG GTTGTTGGGCAGTTCAATCTTGGTTTCATTATTGGAAAATTAGACCAAGACTTATTTATTGTCGATCAG CATGCTGCTGATGAAAAGTACAATTTTGAGCGCCTCTCCCGTTCAACAATCTTGAATTTACAGCCCCTACTTCA ACCGATAAGGTTGGAACTATCACCGGAAGAGGAAGTAGTAGCTTCTATGCACATAGATGTTATCAG GAAAAATGGTTTTATTTTAGTTGAGGATTTGCAAGCTCCACCTGGTCACCATTTTCTGTTAAAAGCTGTGCCCTTCAGTAAAAACATAACATTTGGCACTGAAG ATGTGAGGGAGCTTATCTCGACCCTTGTTGACGGCCAAGGAGATTGTGCAATAATCAGTAACTACAAAATGGATACAGCTGATTCTATCTGCCCTTCGAGAGTACGTGCTATGTTGGCTTCAAGGGCCTGCCGGACATCCGTTATGATTGGCGATCCACTCACAAAGACAGAGATGCAGAAG ATACTGAACAATTTGACGGGCCTCAAGTCTCCTTGGAACTGTCCACACGGCAGGCCGACAATGCGGCATCTTGTTGACTTAACAACTGTTCAGAAAAAAG GTACTTGA